From the Pseudodesulfovibrio indicus genome, the window GTTGGGCTTGAGCGGGATGGTCTTGCCCGCGCGCAGGACCGCGTCCGCCGTGACCAGGACCTTGGCCTCGGCGTCCTCGATGCGCGATTGCAGGGCGATGGAGGAAAATCCGGCAAAGACGATGGAGTGCGGCGCGCCCAGCCGGGTGCAGGCCAGCATGGCGATGGCCAGTTCCGGGATCATGGGCATGTACAGGGAGACGCGGTCGCCGCGTTTGACGCCCTTCTTCTTGAGCACGTTGGCAAACCGGCAGACCTCGGTGTGCAGCATCTGATAGGTGTAGACGCGCACGTCCTCCTCGGGCTCGCCCTGCCAGATGAGCGCGGCCTTGTTGCGGCGGCCGTCGGTCAGATGGCGGTCCAGGCAGTTGTAGGAGACGTTGGTCCGGCCGCCGGAAAACCACTTGAACTCCGGCTTGTCGTAGTCCGCCTCCAGTACCGAATCGAATTCGGAAAACCAGCTGATCAGATCCTTGGCCCGCTCGCCCCAATACCCGTCCGGGTCATCCAGGGCACGCTTGTTGGCCGCGTTGTACTCGTCCATACTCTTGATCCATGCCTGATCCTGCATGGCCGCGTCGGGCTGAAATATCTGTCCGTCCTTTTGCAGGCTTTCGATTTTCTTTTCTTCTTCGGTCATCGAGATGCTCCTGAGCTGTTCGTTATCACCACAACGCCCGCCGCTTACGGGCCGCAACCCTCTGAAATCTTGCGCCCATTGCCGCCATGGGCCCTGGACTACATACCATGTAATGAAAGGAAATGACAATCGCTCCCATTTTTAGGTGAACGGTCACAAACCGCCCGGTGAACGGTTAGGGGGTGGTCTTCGTAAGGGAGGCGGCTTCCGATAGCGGGCCATCTGCACATTTTCCGAGGGCCTGTTTGATCCTCACGTAGCTAGGCTACGCTGCGGTCAAACAGCCCCTCGAAAAATGCACATCTGACCCACTCTCGAAAGCCTTGTGCGAGCGCGGGAGGAGAGCCGCTGCTCGAGTGCCGTCGGCACTCGAAGGCACTCCATTTAAAAGAAAAGAATACCGTTGCCCGCCGTCTTTTGGAGCGCCTTGGGGCGCAGCCCCAACAGCGGCTCTTCCACACCCAAGCCCCGCTCGAAGCTCCTCTTCTGGAATGCCTTTGAGGCGTAGCCTCAAACAATGGCTTTCATACCCCGCCAAGCCGTCCGAAGGCTCTCTTCTCTTCCTTCGCCGTACCGTAAAGCGGCACGCAGCGAGCCCTGTTCTGGACGCCTAGAAGCCGACCGCGAAGGGGCGGCGGCTCCGCTTCCGTGACCCGGAGGTATTCCATATAAGGGGCGCTCTCGTGGAGGCACGGACGATACTTTTCATCAGATGGAGCCGCCCCGAGCGGATCGGATTCTTGGCGGCCAAACTCGGGCGGGGCCGCCCCCCAAAGCATTTTTCTTTGGTTCTTTCTTTTTTGCTTTGGAAAAAGAAAGAACCCCGCCGGGAGGGCTCCAAAAAACATGGAGGAGCGCCAGCGACGGCTCTCCCACAACCAGTTCGGCTCCCTGCGCCTGATTGTGGACATGCACGACAACGTGATAAAAGAGGTTCTGTACGACCCGTTCGGCGGGATTATCGAGGACACCAACCCGGTCTTCCGCATCCCCCTCGGCTTTGCGGGCGGCCTGCACGACCGGAACTTGGGCTTCGTCCGCTTCGGCTGGCGTGACAAATCCGCAGGACAGCGGATTTGGACGTTGTGGTCTTTCCGCAACGCCCCGAAGGGGTGAGGGCCATGGACGGCCCGAATCACTACGACGTCAAGACCGGCAGATGGACCGCTCCAGACCCCATCGGGGACCGGGGCGGCGACCCGGACTGGTATGGGTATTGTCTGGACGACCCGGTGAACGCGGTGAACCCGGCGGCACTCTTCCCTCCCCTACCCGGTGACAGCGCGGGCGAAGAAACGACAGGTGCGGTCCTGCCAGGAGACGAAGCCGAGCTCGGCGTCGGCGTACCAGGCGGCGGTGAACGCCTTGGCGTCGGCGGACCAGAGGCGGCTCTTGAGCGGGTCGAACGCGGGCTGGAGACAGAACTCGCCCGGCTCGGTGCGGCCGGTGAACAGCGTGGCCAGTTCGTCCACGGTGGGCAGCCGCCACCCGGTGCGGCCCGCGTAGCGGTTTTTGTCCAGACGGCGGGCGTGGGCCTCGGCGCGCTCCCAGGTCAGGGGATAGCGCGAGCCGAACTTCTCCCAGATCAGGCCGGTGGCCCGGTCCGTGACCGTGCCGTCGCCGTTGTCCAGGAACGTGCCCGAAGCGTAAGCCTTTGGCCGCCACAGGTCGTCCAGGCCGAAGACGGCGCGGGCCTCCTTGAGCCCGACCTTGAGCGGGGCCGAACGCAGGCGCTTTCCGGGGG encodes:
- a CDS encoding RHS repeat domain-containing protein, with protein sequence MEERQRRLSHNQFGSLRLIVDMHDNVIKEVLYDPFGGIIEDTNPVFRIPLGFAGGLHDRNLGFVRFGWRDKSAGQRIWTLWSFRNAPKG